The following coding sequences are from one Halosolutus amylolyticus window:
- a CDS encoding NAD(P)/FAD-dependent oxidoreductase, whose product MNVIVVGGGIVGLSSAYALAERGVDVTVCEKGSIGGGSTERAAGGIRAQFSTPVNVDLSRESMRVWDAFEERFGTDIDYRKTGYLFLARDEETAAAFEETVAMQNDRGVPSEVLDPDAAREYCSGIDPERFVAATYSPTDGVADPHLALQAYARAASDAGVDVRTKTPVIDVLRADGSGPGTDRDGRVTGVETPESQLEAEFVVNAAGPWAGRVAELADVSLPITPKRRQIAVVEPETAIPETDPLTIDLGSGTYFRPDRDGDALVGGHLADADPARDPGGYETSMDFDWAADVVERTSEWTTYFGPESRLKRGWAGLYAVTPDDNAIVEETLPGFITAAGFSGHGFQHAPATGRLVAELAVDGEVSLVDGEALSSDRFASGEKRTERNVV is encoded by the coding sequence ATGAACGTGATCGTGGTCGGCGGCGGCATCGTCGGCCTCTCGAGCGCGTACGCACTGGCAGAGCGCGGCGTCGACGTAACCGTCTGCGAGAAGGGATCGATCGGCGGCGGGAGCACCGAACGGGCGGCCGGCGGCATCCGCGCGCAGTTCTCGACGCCGGTCAACGTCGACCTCTCCCGCGAGAGCATGCGCGTCTGGGACGCGTTCGAGGAGCGGTTCGGCACCGACATCGACTACCGGAAGACGGGGTATCTCTTCCTCGCCCGGGACGAGGAGACCGCCGCGGCGTTCGAGGAGACGGTTGCCATGCAGAACGATCGCGGCGTCCCGAGCGAGGTGCTCGACCCGGATGCGGCCCGAGAGTACTGTTCCGGGATCGATCCCGAGCGGTTCGTCGCGGCGACGTACTCGCCGACGGACGGGGTCGCCGATCCGCACCTCGCGCTCCAGGCCTACGCCCGGGCGGCGAGCGACGCCGGGGTCGACGTGCGGACGAAGACGCCGGTGATCGACGTCCTCCGAGCGGACGGTTCCGGCCCCGGCACCGATCGCGACGGTCGGGTAACGGGTGTCGAGACGCCCGAGAGCCAACTCGAGGCCGAATTCGTCGTCAACGCGGCGGGGCCGTGGGCCGGACGGGTCGCCGAACTGGCCGACGTCTCGCTTCCGATCACGCCGAAGCGCCGACAGATCGCCGTCGTCGAACCCGAAACGGCGATTCCGGAGACGGATCCGCTGACGATCGACCTCGGAAGCGGCACCTACTTCCGACCCGATCGGGACGGCGACGCGCTCGTCGGCGGTCACCTCGCCGACGCCGATCCGGCGCGCGACCCGGGAGGATACGAAACGTCGATGGATTTCGACTGGGCCGCAGACGTCGTCGAGCGGACCAGCGAGTGGACGACCTACTTCGGTCCGGAGTCGCGGCTCAAGCGCGGCTGGGCGGGGCTGTACGCCGTGACGCCGGACGACAACGCGATCGTCGAGGAGACCCTTCCCGGGTTCATCACTGCCGCCGGCTTTTCAGGCCACGGCTTCCAGCACGCGCCCGCGACCGGTCGACTCGTCGCCGAACTGGCCGTCGACGGCGAGGTATCGCTCGTCGACGGCGAGGCGCTTTCGAGCGATCGGTTCGCGTCGGGTGAAAAGCGCACGGAACGCAACGTCGTCTAG
- the purL gene encoding phosphoribosylformylglycinamidine synthase subunit PurL translates to MSLADPDRKLVVEELGREPTAAEAALFENLWSEHCAYRSSRPLLSAFESEGEQVVVGPGDDAAVVALPGENADDDGDGTTYITMGIESHNHPSYVDPFDGAATGVGGIVRDTLSMGAYPIALADSLYFGEFDREHSKYLFEGVVEGISHYGNCIGVPTVAGSVDFHPDYEGNPLVNVACVGLTNEERLVTAEAQEPGNKLVLVGNATGRDGLGGASFASEDLAEDAETEDRPAVQVGDPYAEKLLIEANEVLVDEGLIESARDLGAAGLGGASSELVAKGGLGAHIELDRVHQREPNMSALEILLAESQERMCYEVEPENVDRVEEVAEKFDLGCSVIGEVTDGNYVCTFEGSEAQRASDDSSGDGAEPRERETVVDVDAYFLGEGAPMNELESEEPDQPPTDLPEVDLVEAFETIVSSPNTASKRWVYRQYDHEVGVRTSVGPGDDAAIIAVREAEQGLAISSGAAPNWTSIAPYAGARAIALENATNIAAKGAIPLAAVDCLNGGNPEKPDVYGGFEGIVDGLAEMCETLSTPVVGGNVSLYNDSVAGPIPPTPTLAMVGTKDGYDAPPLSVAPEGTLLLVGDLGLASEPQLGGSEYLARFDGSDRFPALPEEPAAVVETLASVANDDATLAVHDVSHGGLAVALAEMVTGDAGLEVSIPGAGDDPAGALFHEQPGRALVQTRSPDAVREAFDGVAPVHELGSATADGRLSIAVGDRTIATDAAAIADRRATIERELQ, encoded by the coding sequence ATGAGTCTTGCCGATCCGGACCGCAAACTCGTCGTCGAGGAGCTGGGGCGAGAGCCGACGGCGGCGGAGGCGGCGCTGTTCGAGAACCTCTGGAGCGAACACTGCGCGTACCGCTCCTCGCGACCCCTGCTGTCGGCGTTCGAGAGCGAGGGGGAGCAGGTCGTCGTGGGGCCGGGCGACGACGCGGCGGTCGTCGCACTGCCGGGTGAGAACGCGGACGACGACGGGGACGGGACGACGTACATCACGATGGGCATCGAGAGCCACAATCATCCCTCCTACGTGGACCCGTTCGACGGCGCGGCGACCGGCGTCGGGGGCATCGTCCGGGACACCCTCTCGATGGGCGCGTACCCGATCGCGCTCGCGGACTCGCTGTACTTCGGCGAGTTCGATCGCGAACACTCGAAGTACCTCTTCGAGGGCGTCGTCGAGGGGATCAGCCACTACGGCAACTGCATCGGCGTTCCCACGGTCGCCGGGAGCGTCGACTTCCACCCCGACTACGAGGGGAACCCGCTGGTGAACGTCGCCTGCGTCGGCCTCACGAACGAGGAGCGACTCGTCACCGCCGAGGCCCAGGAACCCGGGAACAAACTCGTGCTCGTCGGCAACGCCACCGGTCGCGACGGCCTCGGCGGCGCGAGTTTCGCCAGCGAGGACCTCGCGGAGGACGCCGAGACCGAAGACCGACCCGCGGTCCAGGTCGGCGACCCCTACGCCGAAAAACTGCTCATCGAGGCCAACGAGGTCCTCGTCGACGAGGGCCTGATCGAGTCCGCCCGCGACCTCGGCGCGGCCGGCCTCGGCGGTGCCTCGAGCGAACTGGTCGCCAAGGGCGGCCTCGGTGCCCACATCGAACTCGATCGGGTCCACCAGCGCGAACCCAACATGTCGGCGCTCGAGATCCTGCTCGCCGAGTCCCAGGAGCGGATGTGTTACGAGGTCGAACCCGAAAACGTCGATCGCGTCGAGGAGGTCGCCGAGAAGTTCGATCTGGGCTGTTCGGTCATCGGCGAGGTCACGGACGGCAACTACGTCTGCACGTTCGAGGGGAGCGAGGCGCAACGCGCCTCGGACGACTCGAGCGGCGACGGTGCGGAGCCGCGAGAGCGCGAGACGGTCGTCGACGTCGACGCCTACTTCCTGGGCGAGGGCGCGCCGATGAACGAGTTAGAGAGCGAGGAACCGGACCAGCCCCCGACGGACCTCCCCGAGGTCGACCTCGTGGAGGCGTTCGAGACGATCGTCTCCAGTCCGAACACCGCCTCGAAGCGGTGGGTCTACCGCCAGTACGATCACGAGGTCGGCGTGCGGACGAGCGTCGGGCCGGGAGACGACGCGGCGATCATCGCGGTTCGCGAAGCCGAGCAAGGGCTCGCCATCTCTTCCGGTGCGGCACCGAACTGGACCAGCATCGCCCCGTACGCCGGCGCGAGAGCGATCGCGCTCGAGAACGCGACGAACATCGCGGCGAAGGGGGCGATCCCGCTGGCCGCGGTCGACTGCCTGAACGGCGGCAACCCCGAGAAACCCGACGTCTACGGCGGCTTCGAGGGGATCGTCGACGGGCTGGCCGAGATGTGCGAGACGCTGTCCACACCAGTCGTCGGCGGGAACGTCTCGCTGTACAACGACTCGGTGGCCGGCCCGATCCCCCCGACGCCGACGCTCGCGATGGTCGGGACGAAAGACGGCTACGACGCGCCGCCGCTCTCGGTCGCGCCCGAGGGCACCCTCCTCCTGGTCGGCGACCTCGGCCTCGCGAGCGAGCCCCAACTCGGGGGCTCCGAATACCTCGCGCGGTTCGACGGCAGCGATCGGTTCCCCGCCCTCCCCGAGGAACCCGCAGCCGTCGTCGAAACGCTCGCAAGCGTAGCGAACGACGATGCCACGCTGGCCGTCCACGACGTCAGTCACGGCGGTCTCGCCGTCGCGCTCGCCGAGATGGTCACCGGGGACGCCGGACTCGAGGTCTCGATCCCGGGTGCAGGCGACGACCCCGCGGGCGCACTCTTCCACGAACAGCCGGGTCGCGCGCTCGTCCAGACCAGGTCGCCCGACGCGGTCCGCGAGGCCTTCGACGGCGTCGCGCCGGTCCACGAACTCGGCTCGGCGACGGCCGACGGCCGGCTTTCGATCGCGGTCGGGGATCGGACGATCGCGACCGACGCGGCCGCCATCGCCGACCGGCGCGCGACGATCGAACGCGAACTCCAGTGA
- a CDS encoding GNAT family N-acetyltransferase: MVDYRPIPDERDVFHEYRRYAFTPHEGVPAYDPAEHDTPRATLGARRGLYEHADDERPRCVCRHYWLEAHVRGETHATAGLASVATPPEYRRAGYVRQLLAESLAEYRTHGVRFSVLWPFRYRFYRQYGWDTANRIVTHECDPGALSFAADRDRGSVGPVDADEYDAIEPVYDEWTDRHALALDRDETWWRHRVFGGHDVDPFVYAYERDGEPHGYLVYTIDDDGGEQTMTVTELAAVDHGAYRAMLAFCYDHDSQVDRVRFRMPADDLLRATAADPDEIETIVENGPMVRIVDVADTLAALSYLSLDRSLTLAVADPLADWNDRTFSLDVSDGRAECARIDSPAADDPDVTLDVATLSQLAVGARSAATLDRLGRLQDATPETVATLADLFPERDVYLGEFF; encoded by the coding sequence ATGGTCGACTACCGTCCCATCCCGGACGAGCGGGACGTCTTCCACGAGTACCGAAGGTACGCGTTCACGCCCCACGAGGGCGTTCCGGCGTACGATCCAGCGGAGCACGACACGCCGCGGGCGACGCTCGGCGCTCGCCGCGGCCTTTACGAACATGCGGACGACGAGCGGCCGCGCTGCGTCTGTCGTCACTACTGGCTCGAGGCCCACGTTCGCGGGGAGACGCACGCGACCGCCGGGCTCGCGTCGGTCGCTACACCTCCCGAGTATCGCCGCGCCGGCTACGTTCGCCAGCTTCTCGCCGAGTCGCTCGCCGAGTATCGCACCCACGGCGTCCGGTTCTCGGTCCTGTGGCCGTTCCGGTACCGCTTCTACCGGCAGTACGGCTGGGACACCGCCAACCGGATCGTCACCCACGAGTGTGACCCGGGCGCCCTCTCGTTCGCGGCGGATCGCGATCGGGGCTCCGTCGGGCCGGTCGACGCCGACGAGTACGACGCGATCGAACCGGTCTACGACGAGTGGACCGATCGCCACGCGCTCGCGCTCGATCGCGACGAAACCTGGTGGCGCCACCGCGTCTTCGGCGGCCACGACGTCGATCCGTTCGTCTACGCGTACGAACGGGACGGGGAACCGCACGGGTATCTCGTCTACACGATCGACGACGACGGCGGCGAGCAAACGATGACCGTCACGGAACTGGCGGCCGTCGATCACGGGGCCTACCGGGCGATGCTGGCGTTCTGTTACGATCACGACTCGCAGGTGGATCGCGTCCGGTTCCGGATGCCGGCGGACGACCTCCTGCGCGCGACCGCGGCCGATCCCGACGAGATCGAGACGATCGTCGAGAACGGGCCGATGGTCCGGATCGTCGACGTCGCGGACACCCTGGCGGCGCTGTCGTACCTGTCCCTCGATCGATCGCTGACGCTCGCGGTCGCCGACCCGCTCGCCGACTGGAACGACCGGACGTTCTCCCTCGACGTCTCGGACGGCCGCGCCGAGTGTGCGCGAATCGATTCGCCGGCCGCGGACGACCCGGACGTGACGCTCGACGTGGCAACGCTCTCGCAACTCGCCGTCGGCGCCCGATCGGCCGCGACGCTCGATCGGCTGGGGCGACTCCAGGACGCGACCCCGGAGACGGTCGCGACGCTCGCGGACCTGTTCCCGGAGCGGGACGTCTACCTCGGGGAGTTCTTCTGA
- a CDS encoding response regulator transcription factor, with protein sequence MDPEHPSVLIVEDEPDLANLYAAWLDEGYDVSTAYDGTEALESIEETVDIVLLDRRMPGLSGDTVLDTIRERDLDCRVAMVTAVEPDFDIIGMGFDDYLVKPVSKDELHSIIDRLLLRSSYDEQLQTLFALASKKALLDAQKTEAERKTSQEYAELEDRLAVLKANVAETMEELLESDSYRRLCQDITRETVFED encoded by the coding sequence ATGGACCCAGAGCACCCGTCCGTCCTGATCGTCGAAGACGAGCCCGACCTCGCGAATCTCTACGCCGCGTGGCTCGACGAGGGGTACGACGTGTCGACGGCCTACGACGGGACCGAGGCGCTCGAATCCATCGAGGAGACCGTCGACATCGTCCTCCTCGATCGACGGATGCCGGGGCTCTCCGGGGACACCGTGCTCGATACCATCCGGGAGCGTGACCTCGACTGTCGCGTCGCGATGGTGACCGCGGTCGAACCCGACTTCGACATCATCGGGATGGGATTCGACGACTACCTCGTCAAACCCGTCTCGAAGGACGAACTGCACTCGATCATCGACCGGCTACTGCTCCGCTCGTCGTACGACGAGCAACTTCAGACCCTGTTCGCGCTCGCCTCGAAGAAAGCGCTGCTCGACGCCCAGAAGACCGAGGCCGAACGCAAGACGAGCCAGGAGTACGCCGAACTCGAGGATCGCCTGGCCGTGCTCAAGGCGAACGTCGCGGAGACGATGGAGGAACTCCTCGAGAGCGACAGCTACCGACGGCTCTGTCAGGACATCACGCGGGAGACAGTGTTCGAGGACTGA
- a CDS encoding M14 family zinc carboxypeptidase, which produces MHRRRFIELGLAASALAGTVSARDDRYRPGGPWAPNERAVNYSGYLDNDQLGERLRRIDERSDRVDLERIGESAGRGDPIWEVTVGDGDERVHIINQIHGDEPTGAEAMVEILQRLATGSAAEIDRILDELTITIVPRVNPDGANFVGDDGLGDNGEFRQRRYNTSTWADDDSRYANANSYAYNLDVPGYDLNRGFSIVPGFEPFDEPEEWWTVVDEEANLGYLDVPVDQVPLDLKDGDPYDELWSAGLNLNPETRAVTESFLAADPDWALTHHHQGPTAVPEAPDGNSGPQWQSIMSVMAPYGPTYANLEGVDYAPYVAEGNPFMSVDAQTRSLQLAGLVPERMDQFGRGRLDTITRYAYGPLWGSYLDALCPQTDAAGALYEVSHQSDDRGQKALGTMVKVSVEGIMATFERIADGSIHDVDETTYFDLPIPEGIDNPHDERGSSSRRR; this is translated from the coding sequence ATGCACCGACGACGATTCATCGAACTGGGACTCGCGGCATCGGCACTGGCAGGGACGGTAAGCGCGCGCGACGATCGCTACCGGCCCGGCGGACCGTGGGCACCGAACGAGCGGGCCGTCAACTATAGCGGCTACCTCGACAACGACCAACTCGGCGAACGACTCCGCCGAATCGACGAGCGAAGCGATCGCGTCGACCTCGAACGGATCGGCGAATCCGCCGGGCGCGGCGATCCGATCTGGGAGGTGACCGTCGGCGACGGCGACGAGCGCGTCCACATCATCAACCAGATCCACGGCGACGAACCGACCGGCGCGGAGGCGATGGTCGAGATTCTGCAGCGGCTGGCGACCGGATCCGCGGCGGAGATCGATCGAATCCTGGACGAGTTGACGATCACGATCGTGCCGCGGGTGAACCCGGACGGGGCGAACTTCGTCGGCGACGACGGACTCGGGGACAACGGCGAGTTCCGCCAGCGGCGATACAACACGTCGACGTGGGCCGACGACGATTCCCGATACGCCAACGCGAATTCCTACGCGTACAATCTGGACGTCCCGGGGTACGACCTGAATCGCGGGTTCAGTATCGTTCCGGGATTCGAGCCCTTCGACGAACCCGAGGAGTGGTGGACCGTCGTCGACGAGGAGGCGAATCTGGGCTATCTCGACGTCCCGGTGGACCAGGTCCCGCTCGATCTGAAAGACGGCGATCCCTACGACGAACTCTGGAGCGCCGGACTGAACCTCAATCCGGAGACGCGGGCGGTCACCGAATCGTTCCTCGCTGCCGATCCTGACTGGGCGCTCACGCACCACCACCAGGGACCGACCGCCGTTCCCGAGGCCCCCGACGGGAATTCGGGCCCGCAGTGGCAATCGATCATGAGCGTGATGGCTCCCTACGGGCCGACGTACGCGAATCTCGAGGGCGTCGACTACGCTCCCTACGTCGCCGAGGGCAACCCGTTCATGTCCGTCGACGCGCAGACCCGTTCCCTCCAGCTGGCGGGGCTCGTTCCGGAACGGATGGACCAGTTCGGTCGCGGTCGACTCGACACGATCACGCGGTACGCGTACGGGCCGCTCTGGGGCTCGTATCTCGACGCGCTCTGTCCGCAGACCGACGCCGCGGGTGCGCTCTACGAGGTCTCCCACCAGAGCGATGATCGCGGCCAGAAGGCCCTCGGCACCATGGTGAAGGTCTCCGTCGAGGGGATCATGGCCACGTTCGAGCGAATCGCTGACGGATCGATCCACGACGTGGACGAGACGACCTACTTCGACCTGCCGATCCCGGAGGGGATCGACAATCCCCACGACGAACGCGGGTCCTCGTCGCGACGGCGATGA
- a CDS encoding NAD(P)/FAD-dependent oxidoreductase has translation MNVVIVGGGIVGTAIASRLGETDHDVTLFERADIGRETTAASAGIVMRAAVEPEPFDLRLRSRARSGYRDLLDSSSLDPEGLGVLYVAETPTFADRLAGSATALREYGVDASFVEATELAEYGIEPARFAGALYTPADTVFDEPGAIATAFADRARRNGVDVRTGVAVTNVETTEGAVSGVVTDEGRVEADRVVNATGPWAPRLNEAVGVSLPLCHTKGPMVELEAAEPIDGPVTIFESNRYVRPGVGTDGTRAWIGEFLTTYVDGQQYDPDTLSVPDEFVASATELATDVPALADATVVDSWIGLRTVTPDGRPIVGETSVDGFVVACGMTGHGITLAPAVADVVGEAIDGEPDPDIRDRLSPDRFS, from the coding sequence ATGAACGTCGTCATCGTCGGCGGTGGCATCGTCGGCACGGCAATCGCGTCGCGACTCGGGGAGACGGACCACGACGTGACCCTGTTCGAACGAGCGGACATCGGCCGCGAAACGACGGCCGCCTCCGCGGGGATCGTGATGCGGGCCGCGGTCGAACCGGAACCGTTCGATCTGCGACTGCGATCGCGGGCGCGATCGGGGTACCGGGACCTGCTCGACTCGTCGTCGCTGGACCCGGAGGGACTGGGCGTACTCTACGTGGCTGAGACGCCCACGTTCGCCGATCGTCTCGCCGGGTCGGCGACGGCGCTCCGGGAGTACGGCGTCGACGCGTCGTTCGTCGAGGCGACGGAACTGGCCGAGTACGGCATCGAACCCGCGAGGTTCGCCGGTGCACTCTACACGCCCGCCGACACCGTGTTCGACGAACCGGGAGCGATCGCGACGGCCTTCGCCGATCGTGCACGTCGCAACGGCGTCGACGTCCGAACGGGCGTCGCGGTCACGAACGTCGAAACGACCGAGGGGGCCGTCTCGGGCGTCGTCACGGACGAGGGGAGGGTCGAAGCGGATCGCGTCGTCAACGCGACGGGGCCGTGGGCCCCGCGCCTGAACGAGGCGGTCGGCGTCTCGCTTCCGCTCTGTCACACGAAAGGGCCGATGGTCGAACTCGAGGCTGCCGAACCGATCGACGGCCCGGTAACCATCTTCGAGTCGAACCGGTACGTCCGGCCCGGGGTCGGTACCGACGGGACCCGGGCGTGGATCGGCGAATTCCTGACGACGTACGTCGACGGACAGCAGTACGATCCGGACACGCTCTCGGTCCCGGACGAATTCGTCGCGTCCGCCACCGAACTGGCGACCGACGTTCCTGCGCTCGCGGACGCGACAGTCGTCGATTCGTGGATCGGCCTCCGGACCGTCACCCCGGACGGCCGGCCGATCGTCGGCGAGACGTCGGTCGACGGGTTCGTCGTCGCCTGCGGGATGACCGGCCACGGGATCACGCTCGCGCCGGCCGTCGCCGACGTCGTCGGCGAAGCGATCGACGGCGAACCCGATCCAGACATTCGCGATCGACTCTCCCCCGATCGGTTCTCCTGA
- a CDS encoding PAS domain-containing protein produces MTSRSVPIVDRVTDAFFALDTDFRFTYLNDRAEALLERSREELLGRVMWDEFPETVETQFPDGFYRAMDEQVPVSFDIYHANVETWFETRAYPSETGLSVYMRDVTHRKRQETTLAQHAAVVEAGHDGVVTLDRNREIVTVNRALETLLGVDRSALIGEHVEIVPELAGIDPVDTLEIGRAITDVDVGNADRRNLEVAFTDAGGTDRMGEFRIVPIEDNRATVAVILRDVTDQHEHERVVTSLHEITRWLLESDDPEEICAIAVHAGSDLLEFPISGVWLLDDEHGYLDPVAGTAGAHEEFGGLPRFYVGEGLVWDVFESGEIERFDDLRAVEGLYNPDSPIRSEIIAPIGTHGVLMTGSRSPNQFDETDVDLLSTLVENTRAALDRADRERMLRDRTTELERRTERLESVAEILSNDLKDQLERVSEALEDEPDEWEFPLADDAVETTLDRAETLVDDVREFARNASAVGPRSRIDLESAIETAIDRSRLDDDAVIVDQSAMLRADADRFVHLLETAFDNIAARAESDVTVQVGVVGVENTGRTGRSQDSRGFFLLDDATEIPPTAHEQVLDPSADDETAIDGLGLALVRAIAEAHDWTISVDNGEHGGTRIEIRDVTTLELGESPALQ; encoded by the coding sequence GTGACGTCACGATCGGTACCGATCGTCGACCGGGTCACCGACGCGTTCTTCGCGCTCGATACGGACTTCCGGTTCACCTATCTCAACGATCGGGCCGAGGCGTTGCTCGAACGGTCGCGAGAGGAGTTGCTCGGTCGCGTCATGTGGGACGAGTTCCCCGAAACCGTCGAGACACAGTTCCCGGACGGCTTTTACCGCGCGATGGACGAACAGGTACCCGTCTCGTTCGACATCTACCACGCGAACGTCGAGACCTGGTTCGAGACCCGGGCCTACCCCTCCGAGACCGGGCTCTCGGTTTACATGCGCGACGTCACCCACCGGAAGCGACAGGAGACGACGCTGGCCCAGCACGCGGCCGTCGTCGAGGCCGGCCACGACGGCGTCGTGACGCTCGACCGGAACCGCGAGATCGTCACCGTCAACCGGGCGCTCGAGACGTTGCTCGGGGTCGATCGATCGGCGTTGATCGGCGAACACGTCGAAATCGTCCCCGAACTCGCGGGAATCGATCCGGTCGACACCCTCGAGATCGGCCGAGCGATCACCGACGTCGACGTCGGAAACGCCGACCGGCGCAACCTCGAGGTCGCCTTTACCGACGCCGGCGGCACCGATCGGATGGGCGAGTTCCGGATCGTCCCGATCGAGGACAACCGGGCGACCGTCGCCGTCATCCTCCGCGACGTCACCGACCAGCACGAACACGAGCGCGTCGTCACGTCGCTCCACGAGATCACCCGGTGGCTCCTCGAGTCCGACGATCCGGAGGAGATCTGTGCGATCGCCGTCCACGCGGGCAGCGACCTGCTCGAGTTCCCGATCAGCGGCGTCTGGTTGCTCGACGACGAACACGGCTATCTCGATCCCGTCGCTGGCACCGCGGGTGCTCACGAAGAGTTCGGCGGCCTGCCCCGCTTTTATGTTGGGGAGGGACTCGTCTGGGACGTCTTCGAGTCCGGCGAGATCGAGCGCTTCGACGATCTCCGGGCGGTCGAGGGCCTCTACAACCCCGACTCGCCCATCCGATCCGAGATCATCGCCCCGATCGGGACCCACGGCGTCCTCATGACCGGGTCGCGCTCGCCCAACCAGTTCGACGAGACCGACGTCGACCTGCTCTCGACGCTCGTCGAGAACACCCGGGCCGCGCTCGATCGGGCCGACCGGGAGCGGATGCTCCGCGATCGAACGACGGAACTCGAGCGTCGGACCGAACGACTCGAGTCCGTCGCGGAGATCCTCTCGAACGACCTGAAAGACCAGCTCGAGCGGGTATCGGAAGCGCTCGAGGACGAACCCGACGAGTGGGAGTTCCCCCTCGCGGACGATGCCGTCGAGACCACGCTCGACAGGGCCGAAACCCTCGTCGACGACGTCCGGGAGTTCGCCCGGAACGCGTCCGCCGTCGGGCCCCGGAGCCGGATCGACCTCGAATCGGCGATCGAGACGGCGATCGACCGGTCCCGCCTCGACGACGACGCGGTCATCGTCGACCAGTCGGCGATGCTCCGGGCCGACGCCGATCGGTTCGTCCACCTGCTCGAGACGGCGTTCGACAACATCGCGGCGCGTGCCGAGTCGGACGTGACGGTCCAGGTCGGGGTCGTCGGCGTCGAAAACACCGGCCGGACCGGCCGGTCGCAGGACTCACGCGGGTTCTTCCTGCTCGACGACGCCACCGAGATCCCGCCGACCGCCCACGAGCAGGTCCTCGACCCCTCCGCAGACGACGAGACCGCGATCGACGGCCTCGGACTGGCGCTCGTGCGAGCGATCGCGGAGGCTCACGACTGGACGATCTCGGTCGACAACGGCGAACACGGCGGAACGCGCATCGAGATCAGGGACGTGACGACGCTCGAACTGGGCGAATCCCCGGCCCTGCAGTGA
- a CDS encoding pyridoxal phosphate-dependent aminotransferase has protein sequence MTIELSDRVRAVPPSGIRRFFEIAEERDDVISLGVGEPDFSTPWAARDAAITSLEQGKTSYTANRGKRELRESIADYVADRFDLGYNPGEEIIVTAGASEAVDLAFRAFVDPGDTVAIAQPSYISYEPGVIFAGGEVLPVPTRKEDEFRLTVEGLEAAGAADADVLVVCYPNNPTGAIMREADLEPIAEFAREHDLTVFSDEIYAELTYEGEHTSIATLEGMRERTIVFNGFSKAHAMTGLRLGYALGPADAIGAMNKIHQYTMLSAPTTAQHAAIEALDSCENDVREMVDQYDRRRQFVLSRFREIGLDVFEAKGAFYCFPEVPDGFTAEEFAEGVLREQGVAVVPGDVFGDGGEGHLRISYATGLEDLREALARIEAFVADHG, from the coding sequence ATGACGATCGAGCTGTCGGACCGCGTCCGGGCGGTCCCGCCATCGGGTATCCGGCGCTTTTTCGAGATCGCCGAGGAGCGCGACGATGTTATCTCGCTCGGCGTCGGCGAACCCGACTTCTCGACCCCGTGGGCCGCACGGGACGCCGCGATCACCTCGCTGGAGCAGGGCAAGACCTCCTACACAGCGAACCGCGGGAAACGCGAACTCCGGGAGTCGATCGCCGACTACGTCGCAGATCGGTTCGACCTCGGCTACAATCCGGGCGAGGAGATCATCGTGACCGCGGGCGCGAGCGAGGCGGTCGACCTTGCGTTCCGGGCGTTCGTCGACCCCGGCGACACGGTCGCGATCGCCCAGCCGTCGTACATCTCCTACGAACCCGGCGTGATCTTCGCCGGCGGCGAGGTGCTTCCGGTCCCCACGAGAAAGGAAGACGAGTTCCGACTCACCGTCGAGGGACTCGAAGCGGCGGGCGCGGCCGACGCCGACGTGCTCGTCGTCTGTTACCCCAACAACCCGACGGGCGCGATCATGCGCGAGGCGGACCTCGAACCGATCGCCGAGTTCGCCCGCGAGCACGACCTCACCGTCTTCTCGGACGAGATCTACGCCGAGTTGACCTACGAGGGCGAGCACACCTCGATCGCGACCCTCGAGGGGATGCGCGAGCGGACGATCGTCTTCAACGGGTTCTCGAAAGCCCACGCGATGACCGGCCTCCGACTCGGCTACGCGCTGGGACCGGCGGACGCGATCGGGGCGATGAACAAGATCCACCAGTACACGATGCTGTCGGCCCCGACGACGGCCCAGCACGCGGCCATCGAGGCGCTGGATTCCTGCGAGAACGACGTCCGCGAGATGGTCGACCAGTACGATCGGCGTCGCCAGTTCGTCCTCTCGCGGTTTCGCGAGATCGGCCTCGACGTCTTCGAGGCGAAGGGGGCGTTCTACTGTTTCCCCGAGGTGCCCGACGGCTTCACCGCGGAGGAGTTCGCGGAGGGCGTCCTCCGCGAGCAGGGCGTCGCCGTCGTCCCCGGTGACGTCTTTGGCGACGGCGGCGAGGGCCACCTCCGGATCTCCTACGCAACGGGTCTCGAGGACCTCCGCGAGGCGCTGGCCCGGATCGAGGCGTTCGTCGCGGACCACGGCTAA